Part of the Pomacea canaliculata isolate SZHN2017 linkage group LG11, ASM307304v1, whole genome shotgun sequence genome is shown below.
TCAACGGtcactaaataaatgtttctatgCCACTTCACCTGGTAAAATACATAAagcttccacacacacacacaaaacaactaAGATTGCtagtacaataacaaaatggTGAGTTAAAAAAGACAGGAAGTCACACACGACTTGAAAGTATGCTGTCATTATGTTTTGACAGATTTCGGTTATTTATTATAACTACGAAGAAATACGTTCTGAAGAAAAGGCTGCCTTTCTACTTACAATCAGAATGAAATAGTAGATTATTTGTTGCTTTCTCATTAGCAATCAGATAAGATTAAATAGATGGACAAAACCAACAGAAGAATTATTCAGTAGAAGAAGAGTTTAccagatttaattttaaatgccGTAATCGCGGGATTGGTTTGTGAAGAACATTGCCAGAGGACTTGCCCGCTAgagtttattttttgctttttttaccAACTTAATCAGTTTTAACAGtatgaaacacaaaaagtattggTTATCAGTCTGTTTCTGTTATGAACAGATAATTAAAACTTTACATGTTTATCTAAACGCCTTCATTATATTCTTCTTAAAGCTTCATATTTTACCTGGTTCATCCAGTTGATGTAATGTCCGTGAAGAATGGTGTTTTCTTTGAGAGCAACGCAACCAAATGTATTCATTGTTTACATTCTGCTTGCGAGTCATCAGCTGGTGTTCTATAATATGCCCCTTCTATAATATGCCACCATTTTGCAGTTTcttgtgataacatttcttcacatTCTCAAGACTGCTCAATATAATATCTCAGTATACTCCTGATCTCACTAACATTATTTTCTGGAGTTGTTACCTTTACATCTATAGTTATCTCCGTTTACTGGCGGAACACAGCGAGTCATTgagttgttcttccttctacattgTTGTTACTactttgtgatcttgttcaccACAATAAGTTCGCCTTTGGCTGATAAATTGCCCTtgataaattcccacttattattattattaacaacaacaacaaccttttaataatgctagtccttttccACACCCTTCTTTTtccaatatcatgttactcttagctcttatttttgttatttggttgctctttgtgttttgtgtatttactGTTGTTCGTTTAGccctgttgtttattcttttatagctcatatgttatttgtttgttttcctatcccTCGTATCCTGTccttgtttccttcttgttcttaaacgcTAACAGCTTATTCCAAAGGAGCGTGATtttgcactttacaaattttgcatttattattattattgattccaCATCCCTTATTCGAAACACTCTAAAATGGAAACCTAAACACGTTAATATATAAACTGCGGAAATCATGTACGTCTGTGACAGGTTGAGCTTCCGGACTTTTTGTAACAAGCTTCTGCTACGAGTGCCtgatctccatctttgggcggcaagttgtttccctGCAAATAGACTTGCTGGCTGGCAAATCAGTACTTTAACAAGACCCCTCCGCATTCCGCCAGTCGTTATAAGGGAAGCCAAGAAGTTTGAGGTTCCTTCTGCTATGGCGTACAAGCCACGTGAAGTTCCGGATCATACAGACGGCCCTCCAGTCAAGCGACTGTGTCACGGGGGCAAAGGTCATGAAGGTGACAGACCAAGCAAATGTATCACGTGCGGTAAGGAGTTGGGCAGCTTTCTACGCAGTCTTCGGGATGTTTTGCCTGGTAGGTGCAGGTATTGCGCAAtgtattatatacatattttaaaaatgcataacATCTCACGAATCCTGCCAACACCAAACAATGATACAAtacatttgaaataaactaTTTAGCATGCCAAACACATAAATAACCAAGGAATAAACAGTAATTTAAAGAATGTAGCTAGGCAGTAATTTGTAcctgaacatttcttttttattctgtaaGCTCCGTGTTTCTTGGCGTGTCAAGAATTACAAATCAATACGTTTTCATTTTAGCAGAGCTTGTGACATCATCTACGACCACCACTTCCACCAACAGCGATATATCATCACCCTGTCTGCAGTGGAGAGACATCCTAGTGTTGCACTCGAGTCGCGTCAGTGAAAAGATGGGTGTGATGATGGGTCTCAGAGAAATAGGTATTCCCGTGCAAGTGTTGGAAGAAGATAACATTGAGGACATGGCCACATCGTGTAGCGATGTGGTATGGGTGGCTGAAGCAAACTATGTGTGTGGTCTAGAGAGAAAAGTCATAGTGTGGCTAGATCCTCATAAATCTGgctatttttttcgtttttactTTAGGTCAATCTGCACGTCACAACTCGTAGTTGTATCTCCTGATACACCCGCTGATGA
Proteins encoded:
- the LOC112574823 gene encoding uncharacterized protein LOC112574823, with translation MAIEWLRCGHYVYIVTSCRESRAACILLYHLLLQKMKMLNLQLTPRETPRQVYLLDYDLEKAYMHLSKAAKEKSLFVIADEVEFELSFRTFCNKLLLRVPDLHLWAASCFPANRLAGWQISTLTRPLRIPPVVIREAKKFEVPSAMAYKPREVPDHTDGPPVKRLCHGGKGHEGDRPSKCITCGKELGSFLRSLRDVLPAELVTSSTTTTSTNSDISSPCLQWRDILVLHSSRVSEKMGVMMGLREIGIPVQVLEEDNIEDMATSCSDVVWVAEANYVCGLERKVIVWLDPHKSGYFFRFYFRSICTSQLVVVSPDTPADEE